The Hypanus sabinus isolate sHypSab1 chromosome 1, sHypSab1.hap1, whole genome shotgun sequence genome contains a region encoding:
- the LOC132391600 gene encoding uncharacterized protein LOC132391600 isoform X2, producing MSEPRTPRFSDRAVQVLLEQEKLAHKTRKRTSCGERPASILDLTQMEQEALDIIGPNSRRNLENGKAGGQVPQDLTHYLGFIGQEMEEEHFTEDAQSPAPSFHYISTDLNISSGMDDQLNGSSHNELFSSNEQELNIVERTVQETDDSRATSGPSCIEEDKDADLTGPAFRRKIFHEHHQLLQALDKLPKSCLTLSESVEESASIFCGVVAQGITTLQSTMERVANSVDAAMKPSVHEPVAPTLASLIEAQTSAIQALACTISTSLERLGGRIDRGFGHISDLLQSALPQLNGGIESQPHMSGPAGVSLASLSRGNSTYDPSPSSEAPSPPEAPLNLQVAVRSPRGRALRGRRP from the exons ATGTCGGAGCCTCGGACCCCGCGCTTCAGCGATAGAGCAGTGCAGGTTCTGCTGGAGCAG GAGAAGTTGGcccacaaaacaaggaaaagaACCAGTTGCGGGGAACGGCCCGCATCCATTCTAGATCTCACCCAGATGGAGCAGGAAGCCCTGGACATCATTGGGCCCAACAGCAGGAGAAACCTTGAGAATGGCAAGGCTGGAGGCCAAGTACCACAGG ATCTGACTCATTACCTAGGCTTTATCGGACAGGAGATGGAGGAGGAGCATTTCACAGAAGATGCACAGTCACCAGCCCCATCTTTCCACTACATCAGCACTGACCTAAACATCTCCAGTGGAATGGACGATCAGCTAAATGGATCTTCACATAATGAATTATTCAGTAGTAATGAACAGGAGCTGAACATAGTGGAAAGGACCGTCCAGGAGACCGATGACTCCAGGGCAACCTCTGGTCCTAGCTGTATCGAAGAGGACAAAGATGCAGATCTCACAGGCCCAGCTTTTAGAAGAAAGATTTTCCACGAGCATCATCAGTTGCTCCAAGCTTTGGACAAACTGCCAAAGAGCTGCCTCACGCTGTCTGAGAGTGTAGAAGAGTCTGCATCCATTTTTTGTGGGGTTGTGGCTCAAGGTATTACCACCCTGCAGTCTACCATGGAGCGCGTTGCCAACTCTGTCGATGCAGCCATGAAGCCCTCTGTCCATGAGCCTGTGGCACCTACTTTGGCGTCATTGATTGAGGCTCAAACTAGTGCTATTCAGGCTCTGGCATGCACCATTTCCACTAGTTTGGAAAGGTTGGGTGGGCGTATTGATAGGGGGTTCGGTCACATCTCAGACCTTctgcagtctgctctgccacaACTCAATGGCGGCATTGAGTCACAGCCCCACATGAGTGGGCCTGCTGGAGTGTCTCTTGCTAGCCTCTCTCGGGGTAACAGCACGTATGATCCTTCACCATCTTCTGAAGCCCCATCTCCTCCAGAAGCACCACTGAATCTGCAGGTGGCGGTCAGATCCCCTCGAGGTCGAGCACTTCGAGGCAGGCGTCCTTGA
- the LOC132391600 gene encoding uncharacterized protein LOC132391600 isoform X1 → MSEPRTPRFSDRAVQVLLEQVRARREIFFPSEGRSVPREKVHQAWMEVAHWVNAKSEVPKTWLQCRKKFNGLTWTAKEKLAHKTRKRTSCGERPASILDLTQMEQEALDIIGPNSRRNLENGKAGGQVPQDLTHYLGFIGQEMEEEHFTEDAQSPAPSFHYISTDLNISSGMDDQLNGSSHNELFSSNEQELNIVERTVQETDDSRATSGPSCIEEDKDADLTGPAFRRKIFHEHHQLLQALDKLPKSCLTLSESVEESASIFCGVVAQGITTLQSTMERVANSVDAAMKPSVHEPVAPTLASLIEAQTSAIQALACTISTSLERLGGRIDRGFGHISDLLQSALPQLNGGIESQPHMSGPAGVSLASLSRGNSTYDPSPSSEAPSPPEAPLNLQVAVRSPRGRALRGRRP, encoded by the exons ATGTCGGAGCCTCGGACCCCGCGCTTCAGCGATAGAGCAGTGCAGGTTCTGCTGGAGCAGGTGAGGGCTCGCAGGGAGATATTTTTCCCCTCCGAGGGCAGGAGTGTGCCCAGGGAGAAGGTGCACCAGGCCTGGATGGAGGTGGCACACTGGGTTAATGCCAAGAGTGAGGTGCCAAAGACTTGGCTGCAGTGCCGCAAGAAGTTCAATGGCCTGACCTGGACTGCGAAG GAGAAGTTGGcccacaaaacaaggaaaagaACCAGTTGCGGGGAACGGCCCGCATCCATTCTAGATCTCACCCAGATGGAGCAGGAAGCCCTGGACATCATTGGGCCCAACAGCAGGAGAAACCTTGAGAATGGCAAGGCTGGAGGCCAAGTACCACAGG ATCTGACTCATTACCTAGGCTTTATCGGACAGGAGATGGAGGAGGAGCATTTCACAGAAGATGCACAGTCACCAGCCCCATCTTTCCACTACATCAGCACTGACCTAAACATCTCCAGTGGAATGGACGATCAGCTAAATGGATCTTCACATAATGAATTATTCAGTAGTAATGAACAGGAGCTGAACATAGTGGAAAGGACCGTCCAGGAGACCGATGACTCCAGGGCAACCTCTGGTCCTAGCTGTATCGAAGAGGACAAAGATGCAGATCTCACAGGCCCAGCTTTTAGAAGAAAGATTTTCCACGAGCATCATCAGTTGCTCCAAGCTTTGGACAAACTGCCAAAGAGCTGCCTCACGCTGTCTGAGAGTGTAGAAGAGTCTGCATCCATTTTTTGTGGGGTTGTGGCTCAAGGTATTACCACCCTGCAGTCTACCATGGAGCGCGTTGCCAACTCTGTCGATGCAGCCATGAAGCCCTCTGTCCATGAGCCTGTGGCACCTACTTTGGCGTCATTGATTGAGGCTCAAACTAGTGCTATTCAGGCTCTGGCATGCACCATTTCCACTAGTTTGGAAAGGTTGGGTGGGCGTATTGATAGGGGGTTCGGTCACATCTCAGACCTTctgcagtctgctctgccacaACTCAATGGCGGCATTGAGTCACAGCCCCACATGAGTGGGCCTGCTGGAGTGTCTCTTGCTAGCCTCTCTCGGGGTAACAGCACGTATGATCCTTCACCATCTTCTGAAGCCCCATCTCCTCCAGAAGCACCACTGAATCTGCAGGTGGCGGTCAGATCCCCTCGAGGTCGAGCACTTCGAGGCAGGCGTCCTTGA
- the LOC132390962 gene encoding histone H2B 1/2-like gives MPEEKKVVSKKGAKKALNKAPAKGTKKRRKLRKESYSIYIYKVMKQVHPDTGISSKAMSIMNSFVNDIFERIAGEASRLAHYNKRLTISSREIQTAVRLLLPGELAKHAVSEGTKAVTKYTSSK, from the coding sequence ATGCCTGAAGAGAAGAAAGTGGTTTCGAAGAAGGGCGCTAAAAAAGCACTCAATAAGGCGCCTGCCAAGGGCACCAAGAAGCGGAGGAAGTTGAGGAAGGAGAGTTACTCCATTTACATCtacaaagtgatgaagcaggtccaccccgacaccggcatctcctccaaggccatgagCATCATGAACTCGTTTGTGAACGATATTTTCGAGCGCATCGCCGGCGAGGCTTCGCGTCTGGCCCATTACAACAAGAGGCTGACCATTAGTTCCCGGGAGATCCAGACCGCCGTGCGCCTGCTGCTGCCCGGGGAACTGGCCAAGCACGCCGTGTCGGAGGGGACAAAGGCGgtgaccaagtacaccagctccaaGTAA